Sequence from the Aquimarina sp. Aq107 genome:
AATATGGGGCCAAAAGCTTTGGCAGATGCTACTTTTCAACTGATGATAGCAGCAAATCAACACCCCAAGTTAAGCAATGTATTTACCGTTTTTAATGCCAATACACCACAACTATATTTGGATATAGATAGGGAAAAGGCAGAGAAATTAGGTGTGCCGGTTACAGAAGTGTTTAGAGCCTTGGAAATTTTTATCGGTTCGGCCTATGTCAATGATTTTAATTACCTAGGAAAGACATTTAGGGTTACTGCCCAAGCGGACGCTCCATATAGACTTACCCCTGACGATGTTGAGCGAATTCGGGTACGGAATATCTCGGGAGAGATGATTCCCTTAGGAACCGTGGTGAATTTTACCGATGTTGCAGGCCCGGCAAGGGTATTACGTTATAATCTGTATAATGCGGCAGCTCTTAATGGAGCTCCCGCAATTGGTGTTAGTTCGGGAGAAGCATTGGAAGCAATGGAACAATTGGCAAGCGAAGTGCTTCCACAAGGCTTTGATTATGAATGGACCGAGTTAGCATTGCAACAAAAAAAATCTTCCGGTACAGCTGGCATTGCTTTTGGTCTGGCCGTGCTATTTATATTTCTCTTGCTGGCAGCACAGTTTGAGAGTTGGTTGCTACCATTTTCAATCATCCTCATAGTACCAATGGGACTATTCTCTGCCATAATAGGCTTGGATATTTTTGGATTTGCCAATGATATTTTGACACAAATTGGAATGGTGGTTCTTATTGGATTGGCAAGTAAGAACGCTATTTTGATTGTGGAGTTTGCAAAGCAACAAGAGGACGAAGGGATGGAATTATATGCGGCGGCCAAAAAAGCGGCTACACTCCGTTTGAGGCCTATTTTAATGACCTCTTTTGCGTTTATACTAGGTGTCGTTCCATTACTATTGGCATCGGGAGCAGGGTCCGAAATGAGAAATTCCTTAGGTCTGGCAGTATTCATAGGGATGCTGGGTGTTACCTTTTTTGGGTTGTTATTTACGCCTGTATTCTATGTTGTTTCAAGAAAAATAGGACTGATTAAGTTCAGCAAAACAAAAAAGGAAGTTTCTCAAGATTATCCCGCACCATCCTCCGCAATATCTGAAAAAAACACCTAAACATGAAGAATTTACTAATCATAATAATTGCTTGTCATCTTTTAGTTTCCTGTGGAATTCAAAAGAGAAATTTTGAAGCACCAAAGATGAAACTGGAATTAGAAGAAGACTATCTGGTAGATAATGAAAATACTTCATTTCAAAATACCCAACCTATCATTACCTGGTGGGAGGAGTTTAAAGACCCCGTATTGGATAGCCTAATTTCAAAGGCACGTACAAACAATCTAGATATCACTACTGCCGTAGCCAATTTCTATGCTTCCAGAGCGGGTTTAAAAAGCACTAAATTCGACCGATTTCCCACTGTAGATGCAAATGGGAGTTTTATAAGACAAAGGCTTGGAGAAAATGTTTTTGTATCAGGCACGAATCCTACATTCAACCAATACAACGGTAGTTTTGATGCCTTTTGGGAACTGGATATCTTCGGAAGAGTAACTAATCGTATTCAAGGAGCTAAGGGACAGGAACAAGCTTCCCTTGCTGATATGCAATCTATATACCTTTCGATTTTTGCCGAAGTGGCCCGTAATTATATAGAGTTACGAGGAGCACAAAATCAATTAAAGATAGCCGAAAAGAACCTCGCAAGTCAGCAAGAAACCTTTATACTCACAACACGATTAACAGATGCTGGAACCAGTAATAGTTTAGACGTATCTCGAGCCAAGGCTCAATTAGAATCGACTAGAGCGACCATTCCACCGATAAATGCTTCAATAACTGCCACAATTAACAGACTTAGTGTTCTAGTGGGGAAAACTCCCGGAGCACTTAGAGACCTACTTGAAAATCAGCAACCTATTCCATCGTTGCCTGAATCCGTTCTTATAGGAAATGCAATGGACCTTATACAGAGGCGTCCAGATGTTTTTAAAGCAGAAAGTCTACTAGCACAACAAATAGCGCAGTACAATATCAGTGTAGCAGAGCTATATCCAAAAATTACTTTTGGAGGAGCAATTGGGTATTCTGCTATCGACCTAAGCAATTTTGGAAAAAAAACCCTCTTTTACGTGGAGTTTGGCTCCAACAATTAGTTGGGCTGCATTTAACCTAGGGCGCGTCAAAAATAATATTAATAGACAAGATGCGCTTACATTAGGCCTGATAAACCAATATGAACAAACGGTTCTATTGGCACTTGAAGAAATAAAAACTGCTCTAAGTAACTATACACTGGAATTGGAACGTCAGGCTATGTTACTAGAAGCAGCTTTAGCCAGTGAGCAAGCTGCAAAATTTGCTAAACAACGTTTTGAGGCAGGCCTTGACGACTTTTTAGATTATTTAAATGCCGAACGCATACTGTTATTGGCTGAAAATGAACTAGCCATTAGTCAGACCTTATCGGCTACCAATTTGATAGCGGTCTATAAGGCGCTTGGCGGGGGTTGGGAAATTATAAGTCCTGATGAAATTGACAAAAAATATGAAGGTTTGAAGCCTAATCAGAAGATTAAGGTTGATAATTAGTAAGAAATCAAATTGAACACAAAAAACAAAATAAAATGAAAAAAACAAGAATTCTATTTAGCTGCATATTGCTGTTATTATGTGTAGGAGTAAAAGGTCAAAATACTACATATGACAAACCAGAACCTTTTAAAATAAAAATTGCACAGGATAAATTGGAACGAGTGCTTACTCAGTTTAAAAATGCAAAATTCCCGGACAAACTGGCCTCTGGTGGTTGGGAACTAGGTACTAGTACAAATTTCATGAAAACGTTTCGGAATTATCTGTTGAACGATTATGATTGGCGCGATACGGAAGCCGCCCTTAACGCTTTCCCCCAATATCGCGTGGATATTGATGGCTATAAAGTTCATTACTATCATGTGAAGGGAGAAGGTAAAAACCCCACTCCTGTTATTATTACCCATGGATGGCCAGGGTCGGTATTTGAGTTTTTAAGTGTTATTGAACCTCTAACCAAACCCTCAAAATTTGGCGGAAACCCCGAAGATGCTCTTACCGTGGTCATACCTTCGGTACCTGGATTTGGTTGGTCGGAACTAGCGGAAAACAAGGTAATAGGCCCCAAGACCACTGCAGATATTTGGCAAAAATTAATGACAAAAGTACTTGGTTATCAAGAATTTGGAGCGCAAGGAGGCGATATAGGGTCGTTGATATCATCACAAATTGCAGCCCGTCATTCCTCCAATGTTCTGGGAGTGCATATGAATATTATTCCTTGGGATTGGAAGGCAGAGAAAGACAGAACGACAGAAGAACAAGCTTGGTTTGAAAATGGACAATCTTTCCAAAAGGCACAATTTGATTATTTCTTTATGCAATTACAGGAACCAACAACAGTGGCTTTTGCACTTCATGATAATCCGGTAGGAATTGCGTCTTGGATTCTTGATAAG
This genomic interval carries:
- a CDS encoding efflux transporter outer membrane subunit, which encodes MKNLLIIIIACHLLVSCGIQKRNFEAPKMKLELEEDYLVDNENTSFQNTQPIITWWEEFKDPVLDSLISKARTNNLDITTAVANFYASRAGLKSTKFDRFPTVDANGSFIRQRLGENVFVSGTNPTFNQYNGSFDAFWELDIFGRVTNRIQGAKGQEQASLADMQSIYLSIFAEVARNYIELRGAQNQLKIAEKNLASQQETFILTTRLTDAGTSNSLDVSRAKAQLESTRATIPPINASITATINRLSVLVGKTPGALRDLLENQQPIPSLPESVLIGNAMDLIQRRPDVFKAESLLAQQIAQYNISVAELYPKITFGGAIGYSAIDLSNFGKKTLFYVEFGSNN
- a CDS encoding TolC family protein, with translation MAPTISWAAFNLGRVKNNINRQDALTLGLINQYEQTVLLALEEIKTALSNYTLELERQAMLLEAALASEQAAKFAKQRFEAGLDDFLDYLNAERILLLAENELAISQTLSATNLIAVYKALGGGWEIISPDEIDKKYEGLKPNQKIKVDN
- a CDS encoding epoxide hydrolase family protein is translated as MKKTRILFSCILLLLCVGVKGQNTTYDKPEPFKIKIAQDKLERVLTQFKNAKFPDKLASGGWELGTSTNFMKTFRNYLLNDYDWRDTEAALNAFPQYRVDIDGYKVHYYHVKGEGKNPTPVIITHGWPGSVFEFLSVIEPLTKPSKFGGNPEDALTVVIPSVPGFGWSELAENKVIGPKTTADIWQKLMTKVLGYQEFGAQGGDIGSLISSQIAARHSSNVLGVHMNIIPWDWKAEKDRTTEEQAWFENGQSFQKAQFDYFFMQLQEPTTVAFALHDNPVGIASWILDKVYTWTHHNGDVTKAISMNDLATFVMIYALTDTIDSSVWWYNGIFTENGGMFHPTPGRKVDVPTGFANFPKDLKNAMPPRTWVENQYNIVHWTVMPRGGHFAAFEEPELFAKDVLDFFKKNQVKD